A stretch of Candidatus Vicinibacter affinis DNA encodes these proteins:
- a CDS encoding c-type cytochrome, translating into MKSKFLFSIILAILGINQLIYSQGGVANNTPVQNDPYDMVRYMMIFVCLVLLIIIVVLGNALLAASKQYLRNKINGNSSKILSLVSGLITLSFWMFPNQSNAQSTTVLLIDWGLIPMDIWAMIILGILEFIIIVFISNKIKGFVTPESEILEPKIRDSWLARIWRKANNFRPIEQEYQIDSGHNYDGIRELDNKVPGWWSFAFLGCILFGAVYMYRYHIAYSAPLPLEELSIAQAIAAKAKAEYMKNQAESIDENSVVMSDAGGIAEGAELFKVNCVVCHLAQGQGSIGPNLTDDYWINKGGLKDIFATIKYGVPAKGMKSWVEDFSPRQIANLASFVKSLRGSNPPNPKEKQGELYVEESSGSPSVDTTKNTKAVDSTSLTK; encoded by the coding sequence ATGAAATCAAAATTTTTATTTTCAATAATTCTAGCTATTCTTGGTATTAACCAGTTAATTTATAGTCAGGGTGGAGTGGCAAATAATACTCCTGTACAAAATGATCCATATGACATGGTCAGGTACATGATGATATTTGTATGTCTAGTTTTGTTAATAATTATTGTTGTTTTAGGAAATGCATTGCTGGCAGCCTCAAAGCAATATTTAAGGAACAAAATCAATGGGAATTCTTCAAAAATTTTATCGCTGGTTTCAGGATTGATTACCCTAAGTTTTTGGATGTTCCCAAATCAATCAAATGCTCAATCTACAACAGTATTATTGATAGATTGGGGATTGATTCCTATGGATATTTGGGCAATGATAATTTTAGGAATTTTGGAGTTTATCATTATTGTTTTTATATCCAATAAAATTAAAGGATTCGTAACTCCGGAATCTGAAATACTGGAACCAAAGATAAGAGATTCATGGTTGGCCAGAATTTGGAGAAAGGCAAATAATTTTAGACCTATTGAGCAAGAATATCAAATTGATTCAGGTCATAATTATGATGGAATTCGTGAGTTGGATAACAAAGTTCCGGGCTGGTGGAGTTTCGCTTTTTTAGGCTGCATTTTGTTTGGTGCTGTTTACATGTATAGATATCATATTGCATATTCAGCTCCACTACCACTTGAAGAACTGAGTATTGCCCAAGCCATAGCAGCCAAGGCAAAGGCCGAGTACATGAAGAATCAAGCAGAATCAATTGATGAGAATTCAGTGGTCATGTCAGATGCAGGAGGAATTGCAGAAGGAGCTGAGTTATTTAAAGTAAACTGTGTAGTCTGTCATCTTGCACAAGGGCAGGGTAGTATTGGTCCAAATTTGACGGATGATTACTGGATTAACAAAGGTGGCTTGAAGGATATTTTTGCAACCATAAAATATGGAGTACCTGCAAAAGGCATGAAATCATGGGTAGAAGATTTTAGTCCGAGACAGATTGCTAATTTAGCAAGCTTTGTTAAATCATTAAGGGGTTCTAATCCACCAAATCCTAAGGAGAAACAAGGAGAGCTATATGTAGAAGAATCGTCCGGTTCACCATCAGTTGATACTACAAAAAATACTAAAGCAGTAGATTCGACATCACTAACTAAATAA
- the ccoG gene encoding cytochrome c oxidase accessory protein CcoG: MALQPKNDVDFKDRISTVDSKGKRKWIYALKPEGTWYNYRSYLSYFYLIVFFVLPFLSINGSPILMFNFPKAEFVIFTVVFTPQDFVMFGLAMLTFIFIIIVFTMIYGRLFCGWVCPQTVFLEMVFRKIEYLIEGNANIQKLNDSKPFNLERGVRKILKHLVFLFVSFLISNTFLLYIIGKDEWLTLISDPLKYHIIGLISILVFTLVFYTVFAFVREIVCTVVCPYGRLQGVLVDNNTLAVSYDSRRGEPRTKHKLDDQQGDCIDCNLCVAVCPTGIDIRNGSSQLECTQCTACIDACNMMMLKVKRQPDLIKYASVNNIETNKNFNFTPRIKVFSGILVALVALFVYILATRTQIDSVVLKVPGQILQTNQDGSVSNFYSLKLTNKGKKTIPISLSMEDGIGTIEFVGQKIDSIAGGTKLDCLFFVRLEKNQIKEHKRKLELLIKSKDKILARKDLIFVEFL, from the coding sequence ATGGCATTACAACCGAAGAATGATGTTGATTTTAAGGATCGTATTTCTACGGTTGATTCAAAGGGAAAAAGGAAGTGGATTTATGCCTTAAAGCCTGAAGGTACATGGTATAATTATAGGTCCTACCTAAGCTATTTTTATTTAATTGTCTTTTTTGTCCTTCCGTTTTTAAGTATAAATGGAAGCCCGATTTTAATGTTTAATTTTCCGAAGGCCGAGTTTGTAATATTTACTGTGGTTTTTACTCCTCAGGATTTTGTGATGTTCGGTTTGGCCATGCTGACTTTTATTTTTATTATCATTGTATTTACAATGATTTATGGGAGATTGTTTTGTGGTTGGGTATGTCCACAAACCGTTTTTCTGGAAATGGTGTTTAGAAAGATCGAATATCTCATAGAGGGAAACGCCAATATTCAAAAGCTAAACGATTCAAAACCATTTAACCTGGAGAGAGGCGTTCGTAAAATATTAAAGCATTTAGTTTTTCTATTTGTTTCGTTTTTAATTTCCAATACCTTCCTTTTGTACATTATAGGTAAGGATGAGTGGTTAACCTTGATTTCCGACCCATTGAAATATCATATAATTGGTTTAATTTCAATACTGGTATTTACATTGGTATTTTATACTGTTTTTGCTTTTGTACGGGAAATCGTCTGCACAGTAGTTTGTCCTTATGGTAGGCTGCAGGGAGTATTAGTTGACAATAATACACTTGCTGTTAGCTACGATTCAAGGCGAGGAGAACCAAGAACAAAGCATAAATTGGATGATCAACAAGGAGATTGCATAGATTGTAATTTGTGCGTAGCAGTGTGCCCGACCGGAATTGATATAAGGAACGGCTCTTCACAACTTGAGTGCACTCAATGTACTGCTTGTATTGATGCATGCAATATGATGATGTTAAAAGTTAAAAGGCAACCCGATTTGATTAAGTATGCTTCCGTAAATAATATAGAAACTAATAAAAACTTTAATTTTACGCCAAGAATTAAAGTTTTTTCCGGTATTTTAGTAGCGCTGGTTGCTCTATTTGTATATATTTTAGCTACTCGAACACAAATTGACTCTGTTGTCCTAAAAGTTCCTGGACAAATCCTTCAAACAAATCAGGATGGAAGCGTTTCAAATTTTTATTCTTTAAAATTAACAAACAAGGGAAAGAAAACGATACCTATTTCACTTTCGATGGAGGACGGTATTGGTACAATCGAGTTTGTTGGTCAAAAGATTGATTCAATAGCAGGAGGAACAAAACTAGATTGTTTATTTTTTGTTAGACTGGAAAAGAATCAAATTAAAGAACATAAGAGAAAATTGGAATTATTAATTAAAAGTAAGGATAAGATTCTGGCTCGGAAAGATTTGATTTTTGTAGAATTTTTATAA
- a CDS encoding FixH family protein, with product MNFGYKVLIAYVVGALGIIFMVILSLNINFEMAEDNYYAKEEKMEQYLEGKRNTSGLDGGIVQLSLNQNFVIVNINRSLDSSGLKGELYMYYPPSKALDRKMDIHSPANYVYSFPRSEMGKGKSILKVSIEATGKFYYDEITVIN from the coding sequence ATGAATTTTGGATATAAAGTGTTGATTGCCTATGTTGTAGGAGCGTTGGGGATTATTTTTATGGTGATATTAAGTTTGAATATCAATTTTGAGATGGCCGAGGACAATTATTACGCAAAGGAGGAAAAAATGGAACAGTACTTAGAAGGCAAACGAAATACCTCCGGTCTTGATGGGGGAATAGTTCAATTATCCTTAAATCAAAATTTCGTAATAGTAAATATAAACCGTTCACTAGATAGTTCCGGATTGAAAGGGGAGTTATATATGTACTATCCACCTTCAAAAGCACTTGATAGAAAAATGGACATTCATTCACCGGCGAACTATGTATATTCTTTTCCAAGATCCGAAATGGGTAAAGGAAAGTCCATTTTAAAGGTTTCCATTGAAGCTACCGGAAAGTTTTATTATGATGAAATCACAGTTATAAACTAA
- a CDS encoding sulfite exporter TauE/SafE family protein: protein MVVFLISALTLGLGSSLHCMGMCGPLVMAMPFQDLNGDVSTYRLIMYHVGKTLSYAFLGFILGSFGMGFKLLGYQQGFSLFFGVSILIISLFPYITKSTRTYQNKLFGNLSQISASLLKRSGKNSIFYLGVANGLIPCGIVYIALAASVLMYSSLKASVFMMIFGLATIPSLSIIIYSKRLITSSFGKNFKTMSLVFSLTLSMLFIMRGMNLGIPYLSPKLAENSTLNCCHKK from the coding sequence ATGGTTGTTTTCCTAATTTCAGCTTTAACCTTGGGGCTTGGAAGTTCCTTACATTGTATGGGGATGTGCGGTCCATTGGTTATGGCTATGCCGTTCCAGGATTTAAATGGGGATGTTTCTACCTACCGTCTCATAATGTACCATGTGGGCAAAACTTTGAGCTATGCTTTTTTAGGGTTCATTTTAGGGAGTTTTGGAATGGGGTTTAAGCTTTTAGGATACCAGCAAGGATTTTCTTTATTCTTTGGTGTCTCTATATTGATTATCAGTCTATTCCCATATATAACTAAAAGCACAAGAACTTACCAAAATAAACTTTTCGGAAATTTAAGTCAGATCTCTGCAAGCTTGTTAAAGCGGTCTGGTAAAAATTCTATTTTTTATCTTGGAGTTGCCAATGGATTGATTCCTTGTGGAATTGTATACATTGCCCTGGCGGCATCAGTTTTAATGTATTCTTCCTTGAAAGCTTCAGTATTCATGATGATTTTTGGTCTGGCTACCATTCCTTCATTAAGCATAATAATTTATTCTAAAAGACTTATTACAAGTAGCTTTGGTAAAAATTTCAAGACAATGTCCCTTGTCTTCAGTCTGACACTGTCAATGCTTTTTATTATGAGAGGAATGAATTTAGGAATACCTTATTTAAGCCCGAAATTAGCAGAAAATTCAACTCTGAATTGCTGTCATAAAAAGTAA
- a CDS encoding DUF2911 domain-containing protein — protein MKKLVFCLLLSISFSGYAQIQTPAPSPFCKIEQKFGLGLVTIEYSRPSMKNRKVFGELVDFNALWRTGANKATKITFTDDVSIEGKSLPKGSYALYSIPGELSWDLIFYSDWDQPGTPKNYDISKEAVRVQAIPELLTTSYETFTIDINDIKNDEATLNIKWENTGVSVKMKTDVDTKVVKNIEKVLAGPSSDDFYLAARYYFDSGKDLNTALGWIQKSNTMDAKYWKLRIESLILAKLGRRTEAVEVAQRSKALAAADGNEDYVKMNNESIAEWSRN, from the coding sequence ATGAAAAAATTAGTTTTTTGCCTTTTATTAAGTATATCATTTAGTGGATATGCTCAAATTCAAACACCTGCTCCCAGTCCGTTTTGTAAAATCGAGCAAAAATTTGGTTTAGGATTGGTTACCATTGAATATTCCAGACCAAGCATGAAGAATCGAAAGGTCTTCGGAGAGTTAGTAGATTTTAATGCACTTTGGCGAACCGGCGCCAATAAAGCAACTAAAATTACATTTACTGATGATGTTTCTATTGAAGGAAAGAGCTTGCCAAAAGGTAGTTATGCATTGTACTCAATTCCCGGCGAACTTTCCTGGGATTTAATATTCTATTCAGATTGGGATCAACCAGGCACTCCTAAAAATTATGATATTTCAAAAGAAGCTGTCAGAGTTCAGGCTATTCCTGAGTTATTAACTACTTCTTATGAAACTTTCACCATAGACATTAATGACATAAAAAATGATGAGGCAACATTAAATATAAAATGGGAAAATACCGGAGTATCAGTTAAAATGAAAACAGACGTAGATACCAAAGTTGTAAAAAACATTGAAAAAGTACTTGCAGGGCCAAGTTCAGATGACTTTTACTTGGCGGCCAGATATTATTTTGATTCAGGTAAGGATCTAAATACAGCACTAGGATGGATACAAAAATCCAACACCATGGATGCCAAGTATTGGAAATTGAGAATTGAATCTCTTATTCTTGCAAAACTTGGCCGCAGAACAGAGGCTGTGGAAGTAGCCCAAAGGTCAAAAGCTTTGGCAGCAGCAGATGGTAACGAGGATTATGTAAAAATGAACAATGAATCCATTGCAGAATGGAGCAGAAATTAA
- a CDS encoding YggS family pyridoxal phosphate-dependent enzyme, producing the protein MTNYELIKSECSKYQAKLIVVTKLQDPENILKLYNLGHRYFAENKAQLLTQKKDLLPNNIEWHMIGHLQKNKVKSIISFIANIQSVDSFELALEINKQAQKINRIIPILLQIKISSDESKYGFEINGLMDSLKTDPWHLLENIEIKGVMGIGSLVTDRQITRKEFRQLKNNLDKINRMTNYKLSLTEISMGMSGDYQIALEEGSTMIRVGTLVFADLT; encoded by the coding sequence ATGACTAACTATGAATTGATTAAATCGGAGTGCTCCAAGTATCAAGCAAAGTTAATTGTGGTTACTAAATTGCAAGATCCTGAAAACATCTTAAAACTATACAACCTGGGACATCGTTATTTTGCTGAAAACAAAGCCCAATTGCTGACCCAAAAAAAAGATTTACTCCCTAATAACATTGAATGGCATATGATTGGTCATTTACAAAAGAACAAAGTCAAATCAATAATTTCATTCATTGCTAACATTCAATCAGTTGATTCATTTGAGCTGGCATTAGAGATCAACAAACAGGCTCAAAAGATCAACAGAATAATTCCCATTCTGCTTCAGATAAAAATATCATCGGATGAAAGTAAATATGGTTTTGAAATAAATGGCTTAATGGATTCTTTGAAGACTGATCCCTGGCACTTATTGGAAAATATTGAAATTAAAGGTGTCATGGGGATTGGCAGTCTTGTTACTGATCGTCAAATCACTCGCAAAGAATTTAGACAATTAAAAAACAATTTGGATAAAATCAACAGGATGACAAATTATAAATTGAGTTTGACAGAAATCTCAATGGGTATGTCAGGGGATTACCAAATAGCTCTGGAAGAGGGCTCTACCATGATTAGAGTTGGAACGCTGGTATTCGCTGATCTAACTTGA
- a CDS encoding aminotransferase class IV — MALIGGKIRNLSSHQSRINRTFGRFYPGYTPHEIQNINFDIQDNPIQIYKVKLSYNLLDYLIQITPYETKSIAGVMPIPQPELNYSYKYTDREILNFLKNKFPENVEILIIKNGKICDTSIHNIILSKNNKWFTPSEPLLNGTMRQFLLYKKKITECEIYLKNLGEYKNFKLINALNSFEDSQTLPIELIKI; from the coding sequence ATGGCCTTAATTGGAGGTAAGATCAGAAACTTATCTTCCCATCAAAGTAGAATCAACCGCACTTTTGGACGATTTTATCCAGGATACACACCACATGAAATTCAAAATATAAATTTTGATATACAAGATAATCCAATCCAAATTTATAAAGTAAAATTATCTTACAACCTTCTGGATTATTTGATTCAAATTACTCCTTATGAAACAAAATCAATTGCAGGAGTAATGCCCATTCCGCAACCTGAACTTAATTACTCTTATAAATATACCGATAGAGAAATTTTAAATTTTCTAAAAAACAAATTCCCAGAAAATGTCGAAATTTTGATCATTAAAAATGGAAAAATTTGTGACACTTCCATTCACAATATTATATTAAGCAAAAACAACAAATGGTTTACTCCGTCAGAACCGTTGTTAAATGGCACAATGCGCCAATTTTTGCTTTATAAAAAAAAGATAACAGAATGCGAGATTTATTTAAAAAACCTTGGCGAATACAAAAATTTCAAATTAATAAATGCTTTAAATTCCTTTGAAGACAGCCAAACTCTTCCCATTGAATTAATAAAAATCTAA
- a CDS encoding aminodeoxychorismate synthase component I, giving the protein MNQFIPYQQAIEKIDRLQAEKEDFIFVLNFNKTFGFCEKIVDLDTDLINYEINQKIKYSIAAKSFTFKYKPIPYSVYLEHFNQVKNQISLGNTYLANLTFKTEIETNLNLLEIFKLSKAKYKLWIKDQFVVFSPECFIQINEGKISTFPMKGTHKLQEGEKPEILLENPKENAEHLTIVDLLRNDLSIVATNVKVNNFKYLDQLNTNNGIIVQMSSEISGNLKEKYLKKYGTLLDLILPAGSVSGAPKARTLEIIHEAEDYEREYYTGVFGIFSNGKLDSGIMIRFIEEKNDQLFFKSGGGITYNSDPQLEYQEYMNKIYVPIF; this is encoded by the coding sequence ATGAACCAATTCATCCCTTATCAACAAGCTATTGAAAAGATAGACAGACTCCAGGCTGAAAAGGAAGATTTTATATTTGTTTTAAATTTTAACAAAACATTTGGCTTCTGTGAAAAAATAGTTGACCTTGACACAGACCTCATAAATTATGAAATAAATCAAAAAATTAAGTACTCAATTGCTGCCAAATCATTTACTTTTAAATACAAACCAATTCCATATTCAGTTTATTTAGAACATTTTAATCAAGTAAAAAATCAAATTTCGCTTGGGAACACTTATCTGGCAAATTTGACATTCAAAACAGAAATTGAAACCAACTTAAATCTATTAGAGATTTTTAAATTAAGTAAAGCCAAATACAAGCTTTGGATCAAAGACCAATTTGTAGTTTTCTCGCCTGAGTGCTTCATTCAAATTAATGAAGGAAAAATCAGTACCTTTCCAATGAAAGGAACTCATAAATTGCAAGAAGGAGAAAAGCCGGAAATATTACTTGAAAATCCAAAAGAAAACGCAGAACACCTGACTATTGTCGATTTACTCCGAAATGATCTGAGCATAGTTGCTACGAACGTAAAGGTGAACAACTTTAAGTATTTAGACCAGTTAAATACAAACAATGGCATTATCGTACAAATGAGTTCAGAAATTTCAGGAAATCTAAAAGAAAAGTATTTAAAAAAATATGGGACACTTTTAGATTTAATTCTCCCGGCAGGTTCTGTGAGCGGTGCTCCAAAAGCCAGGACTCTTGAAATTATTCATGAGGCTGAGGACTATGAAAGAGAATATTACACAGGGGTTTTCGGAATATTTTCTAATGGCAAACTCGATTCTGGCATTATGATCAGGTTTATCGAGGAGAAAAATGATCAATTGTTTTTTAAATCAGGTGGAGGCATAACCTATAATTCAGATCCGCAACTGGAATACCAAGAATATATGAACAAGATTTATGTTCCCATTTTTTGA
- a CDS encoding aminodeoxychorismate/anthranilate synthase component II: MVTKKPKILLIDLKDSFTYNLVQLLENLGAEVAVRTYSVDVINVCYDYDKILISPGPGIPSDYPSIFEIIRLFQNRKPILGICLGHQAIGCFYGAKLDQLARVQHGQTIQLFPGPGIKGSLLDGISLPALVALYHSWALKSEDFPSMLNITCMSQEGIVMGIKHKDYEVEGLQFHPESYMSVIGRDLLGAWLKRSM, encoded by the coding sequence ATGGTGACAAAGAAACCTAAAATTTTGCTTATTGACCTGAAGGATTCATTTACCTATAATTTGGTTCAATTGCTTGAGAATCTGGGGGCTGAGGTCGCAGTAAGGACTTATAGCGTTGATGTAATCAATGTTTGTTATGATTATGACAAGATTTTAATTTCCCCAGGTCCCGGTATTCCTTCCGATTACCCGTCTATATTTGAAATAATCAGGTTATTTCAAAATCGTAAACCAATATTGGGTATTTGTCTGGGGCATCAAGCCATTGGATGCTTTTATGGTGCAAAATTAGATCAGCTTGCCAGGGTTCAGCATGGGCAGACCATTCAATTGTTTCCTGGGCCGGGTATTAAGGGATCTTTATTAGACGGAATTTCTTTGCCTGCATTAGTTGCGTTGTATCACTCATGGGCTTTAAAATCTGAAGATTTTCCTTCCATGCTAAATATTACTTGCATGAGCCAGGAAGGGATTGTCATGGGTATTAAGCATAAGGACTATGAGGTAGAAGGGTTACAGTTTCATCCGGAGTCCTATATGAGTGTGATAGGTAGGGATTTGTTGGGTGCTTGGCTTAAAAGGAGCATGTGA
- a CDS encoding carboxypeptidase-like regulatory domain-containing protein, protein MKGFFIFFIIFIPVFVHAQIVGTVYNENREVLPFASVYLENSTKGTIANSEGEFELGLEPGDYKLVFQYTGYIKHFESIHYKGGKVELTIILKESKFNLGEIVFSAKREDPAYDIIRKAILERKLVERYSKDYSCNSYTKGLMKILSAPKKILGKDIGNLNGQLDTNRQGIVYLSESISELNYKKPDNYQERMISSKVSGNDNGFSFNRATALNFNLYRNTVPFGREIISPIADYALSHYRYKLLGTSLDQDGRQIHKIKLIPIVANDPVWSGNIYIEDQKFVISEFDGYIKGSQVKQEIFDTIFLRQTHFQPEGEHQQKIQSQYFGFNAGIIGFKMEGKFTIVYSDYQFEDLERSKNKRETLEILPGANTKSKDYWDTVRPVPLTQEEFFDYVRKDSIKLIKESRPYLD, encoded by the coding sequence ATGAAAGGATTTTTTATATTTTTTATAATTTTTATTCCAGTATTCGTCCATGCACAAATTGTTGGCACTGTGTATAATGAAAACAGGGAGGTGCTTCCATTTGCGAGTGTCTATTTGGAGAATTCAACAAAAGGAACAATTGCTAATTCAGAAGGTGAATTTGAATTAGGGCTTGAACCCGGCGATTATAAACTCGTGTTTCAATATACCGGGTATATAAAGCATTTTGAAAGCATTCACTATAAAGGAGGAAAGGTTGAATTGACGATTATCTTGAAAGAATCGAAATTTAATTTGGGAGAAATTGTTTTTAGTGCTAAAAGAGAAGATCCTGCATATGACATCATCAGGAAAGCCATCCTCGAAAGGAAACTCGTAGAACGATATTCAAAGGATTATTCTTGTAATTCGTATACAAAAGGATTGATGAAAATTCTAAGTGCTCCAAAAAAAATATTGGGAAAAGATATAGGTAATCTTAATGGGCAATTAGATACCAACCGACAAGGAATTGTTTATTTATCTGAATCTATTTCAGAATTGAACTATAAAAAACCTGACAATTATCAGGAAAGGATGATAAGCTCAAAAGTTTCCGGCAATGATAATGGTTTTAGTTTTAATAGAGCAACTGCATTGAATTTTAATTTATACCGAAACACGGTACCATTTGGGAGGGAGATTATTTCTCCAATTGCCGATTATGCCCTAAGCCATTATCGCTACAAATTATTGGGCACAAGTTTAGATCAGGACGGTCGTCAAATTCATAAAATCAAACTTATTCCAATAGTAGCAAATGATCCGGTATGGTCTGGCAATATTTACATTGAAGATCAAAAATTTGTTATCTCAGAATTTGATGGCTATATCAAGGGAAGTCAAGTCAAGCAGGAAATTTTTGATACTATTTTTTTAAGACAAACTCATTTTCAACCAGAAGGGGAACATCAACAAAAAATTCAAAGCCAATATTTTGGATTCAATGCTGGAATTATTGGATTCAAAATGGAAGGAAAATTTACAATCGTTTATTCTGATTATCAATTTGAAGATTTAGAAAGATCGAAAAATAAGCGTGAAACTCTAGAAATATTGCCTGGCGCGAATACAAAAAGCAAGGATTATTGGGATACTGTGAGACCAGTACCTTTAACACAGGAGGAATTTTTTGATTATGTCAGGAAGGATAGTATAAAATTAATTAAAGAATCAAGACCTTACCTTGATTAG
- a CDS encoding OmpA family protein has protein sequence MKVFFFIGVILIVTITTSCFTGIKSKSGREAYELKQYSLAISLLLKDYEEKPSLGQRAVLAFKIGHSYEKMGLHSKSLIWYKRAYEHGYGLAALEKYAFSLKQNEDYEAAIGTFGLLGEESGTPQLYQRDIAICKLCIEWKKKAELPVHYEVSLAEGINDNSNNFGAVYTKAGNLIFSSDRLGVTGKEKYQWSGNFYFDLFNYDPSKMSVRQLSTAINTKFNEGSCSIDQNEQLIYFTRCANTELTDYYCQIYEGFMDGNDKSEKIDLGGGSCNNIHPAIHHSDSILIFSSDRANGFGQFDLYVAKKKEGEWNEPQNLGESINTQGNEKFPVWFKDTLYFCSDHLPGFGGLDIFKTWRMSNGKWSDPQHLDYPVNSGGDDLVFSHDPNFIPSDTLLERGVFTSNRLGDGDKIYQFTIVKKSVSQPEKVKKEVYKFRIYVNINFSRAEEYTVHLHNSSLDSVQIQMSNDPKDVLFMGKKTNLILQLLPDTKYEIRASRRSFLNSVLTFTTPSVPVLDADSTITLNYLMTLIPFELNKEFVLQDVYYDFDKWDLRKDALSAIDKLYESMIINPKIKILIGSHTDCRGEEKYNLELSRNRAKSVYQYLIDKGISSNRLDYIGFGEREFAVPCECNLCSEEEHQKNRRSTFKISLVE, from the coding sequence TTGAAAGTATTTTTTTTTATTGGTGTAATATTGATTGTAACAATTACCACTTCATGTTTTACAGGAATTAAAAGTAAATCAGGAAGAGAGGCTTATGAATTGAAGCAATATTCTTTGGCAATTTCACTTCTTTTAAAGGATTATGAAGAAAAACCGTCTCTTGGCCAAAGAGCAGTGCTGGCATTCAAGATTGGTCATTCTTATGAAAAAATGGGTTTGCATTCCAAAAGTTTGATTTGGTATAAAAGAGCATACGAACACGGCTATGGATTGGCAGCATTGGAGAAATATGCTTTCTCTTTAAAACAAAATGAGGATTATGAAGCGGCAATTGGTACATTCGGATTGCTTGGTGAAGAATCAGGCACACCTCAATTATACCAAAGAGATATAGCCATTTGCAAATTGTGTATTGAATGGAAGAAAAAAGCAGAGCTGCCTGTCCATTATGAAGTTAGTTTAGCAGAAGGAATAAATGATAATTCAAATAATTTTGGGGCTGTTTACACTAAAGCTGGTAATCTTATCTTTTCATCTGATAGGTTGGGAGTTACAGGGAAAGAAAAATATCAATGGTCTGGGAATTTCTACTTTGATTTATTCAATTATGATCCGTCAAAGATGAGTGTTCGCCAATTGAGTACTGCAATTAACACAAAGTTTAATGAGGGAAGTTGTAGCATTGATCAAAATGAACAATTGATTTATTTTACAAGATGCGCCAACACTGAGTTGACAGATTATTACTGCCAGATTTACGAGGGTTTTATGGATGGCAATGATAAGTCAGAAAAAATAGATTTAGGTGGGGGATCCTGTAATAATATACATCCGGCAATTCATCATTCTGACAGTATTTTAATATTTTCTTCAGACAGAGCTAATGGATTTGGCCAATTTGATTTATACGTAGCCAAAAAAAAGGAAGGAGAATGGAATGAGCCTCAAAATCTTGGCGAGTCAATTAATACACAGGGCAATGAAAAATTTCCAGTTTGGTTTAAGGATACTTTGTATTTCTGTTCTGATCACCTTCCCGGTTTTGGCGGTTTGGATATATTTAAAACTTGGCGCATGTCCAATGGCAAATGGAGTGATCCACAACATCTTGATTATCCTGTCAACAGTGGCGGGGACGATTTGGTCTTTTCCCATGATCCAAATTTTATTCCAAGTGATACTTTGCTGGAAAGGGGAGTGTTTACAAGCAATCGTTTAGGCGATGGTGATAAAATTTATCAGTTCACAATAGTAAAAAAATCTGTTTCTCAGCCTGAAAAGGTAAAAAAGGAAGTTTACAAATTTAGAATTTATGTAAATATTAATTTTAGTCGTGCAGAAGAATACACTGTGCATCTGCATAATTCTTCCTTAGATTCTGTGCAAATCCAAATGAGTAATGATCCTAAGGACGTCCTGTTTATGGGTAAAAAGACCAACCTTATTCTTCAGTTATTGCCAGATACAAAGTATGAAATTAGAGCCTCCAGAAGATCGTTTTTGAATTCAGTTTTAACTTTTACAACTCCATCTGTTCCGGTCTTGGATGCTGACAGTACCATCACATTAAATTATCTGATGACTTTGATCCCTTTTGAATTAAATAAGGAATTTGTATTGCAAGACGTGTATTATGATTTTGACAAATGGGATTTGCGAAAAGATGCATTATCAGCTATTGACAAATTGTATGAATCTATGATCATCAATCCTAAAATTAAAATTCTCATTGGATCTCATACAGACTGCAGGGGAGAAGAAAAATACAATTTGGAATTAAGTAGGAATCGTGCA